GGGATCCCGGGCCGACGTGGAGGCCCTGTTGCCTGACGTGCGCATTCGCGTTTTGCAGGACGATGCATCATAACCTCTCGACATGAGGAGAAGATCATGGCCAAGAGAACTCGGACCACATCCACGGCGAAACCTGACGAGGCTCTGCAGGATTTGACCCGCGAGCAGGCGCTGGACATGTTGCGACAGATGATCGAGATCCGCCTGTTCGAGCATAAGATGTTCGATCTGTTGAGTCGCGATATCATCCGTGGCGCCTCCCACCTATACGCGGGCCAGGAGGCCGTCGCCGTTGGAGCCATCGCGGCTCTGCGGGACGATGACTATATCACCAGCACGCATCGCGGCCACGGCCATTGCCACGCCCATGGCGACCGCCACGCCAAGACGGTGGAGGAGAAGCAGGAGCACATGAACCGCATGATGGCGGAGATCATGGGCAAGATCACGGGCTACTGCAAAGGCAAGGGTGGCTCCATGCACATCGCCGATGTGGAGCATGGCAACCTGGGAGCCACGGCCATCGTGGGCGGCAACATCCCGGTCGCCACCGGTGCCGGTCTGGCCGTCAAGCTGCGAGGCGAGGAGAAGGTCGTCCTCTGCTTCTTCGGCGAGGGCGCGGTGAACAACGGCGCTTTCCACGAGGCGGTGAACATGGCCGCCATCTGGGATCTGCCCGTGGTCTACGTGTGCGAGAACAACATGTACGCGATGTCAGTCCCCTGGAAGAAGGCCAGCAAGCTGCCGAATGTGGCCGATCGGGTCCAGGCCTACGGGATCCCCGGCGTGGTGGTGGATGGACAGGATGTGGTCGCCATGTATAAGGCCACGCAGAGCGCCGTGGAGCGCGCCCGCCGCGGCGAGGGCCCGACGCTCATCGAGGCCAAGACTTATCGCTACTACGGGCACTCCCGCTCTGACCCCCGACGATACCGGACCAAGGAGGAGGAGCGGGAATGGCGGGAGAAGCGCGATCCGATCCACCTGTTCAAGCAGCGTCTCATCGCCGCCGGCTGGCTCACCGAGGAGGAGTATCAGGAGATGGAGCGGGTGGCTGAGCAGAAGCTGGAGGCCGCCGTGGAGTTTGGCCTGCAATCCCCTGAGCCGCCGCCGGACGAGCTGTATAAGGATGTTTACGTGGACGTCAAGCCCACGCCGGAGGAGATCGAACGGGAGCGGGAGCTGCGAGAGCGGGTTCGGAACTCCCCGGACATGCGACAGATCCCCTATCGGCAGGC
The genomic region above belongs to Chloroflexota bacterium and contains:
- a CDS encoding dehydrogenase, coding for MAKRTRTTSTAKPDEALQDLTREQALDMLRQMIEIRLFEHKMFDLLSRDIIRGASHLYAGQEAVAVGAIAALRDDDYITSTHRGHGHCHAHGDRHAKTVEEKQEHMNRMMAEIMGKITGYCKGKGGSMHIADVEHGNLGATAIVGGNIPVATGAGLAVKLRGEEKVVLCFFGEGAVNNGAFHEAVNMAAIWDLPVVYVCENNMYAMSVPWKKASKLPNVADRVQAYGIPGVVVDGQDVVAMYKATQSAVERARRGEGPTLIEAKTYRYYGHSRSDPRRYRTKEEEREWREKRDPIHLFKQRLIAAGWLTEEEYQEMERVAEQKLEAAVEFGLQSPEPPPDELYKDVYVDVKPTPEEIERERELRERVRNSPDMRQIPYRQALNEALREEMDRDPSVFLIGEDIGLYGGAYGVTRGLYEDYGEERVIDTPISEAAIAGACVGAAMVGMHPVGEIMYVDFTPLAMDQLANQGAKNRYMFGGKTMVPLVMRTEGGAGRAIGGQHSQSLEAIWTHYPGIYVVMPATPYDAKGLLKAAIRDPNPVMFIEHKMLYGVKGPVPEEEYVIPLGVADVKREGTDLTIVTYSRMVLRALEAAEILAEQGISVEVVDLRTLKPLDLDTVVQSIKKTGRFVGVTEGYRTGSFISEVMALVNEAAFDWLDAPMVRVAAADVPVPRAESLEDLAIPNTQAIVRGCLEVLGKTL